gaagtaCAAAAGATTCGAAAAGTTTCGATAAACTTGAAAGTTTCGAAgtacaaactttcgaaacttttgaacaaTGCGAAACCTTCGAAACGTAAAAGTTTCGAATATTCTGAAAGTTACGAAAAAAAACGTTCGAAACTTTGAGATgcatggaaagtttcgaaatggttttttgggtttttttaaatacttttccatttgtttttaatattgatttattgatatattgcagTGCCTAGAATGAGAGGTGGGTTTGGTCAAATTATTCGTAACTTGATATGTGACAGAGGTGATGGTgtagagagaattccaccaacagcATCAAACAGACGACGCAACAAAGcaaattgtccaattaggcagcGTCGTCGAAGACAAGAGGAGGTCCAAGATGATGATGTTGAGTCCACTGAGCATGCacatatggaggaggatgtccctcaGCCTCCACAGATGGAGCAGGCCGCTAATGATATTCATGATACTTCTGCACATGTTGATGATGCTGATGAGTCGGATGATGCTGCTGATATTGATGATCAGGATCAGCAGACCGTATTTCTCGGAGGACCGACGGTGACATGTGTGTTAACACAGTACGAGCACACGTGGCTCGAAGACTATGGGAATGAGAGgtatatgttaatttatttttatatttaattatttgtttatttatgtttaagtttattaaattaattgtatatttatatatatgtttaattatttgtttatttatgtttaagtttattaaattaattgtatatttatatatatgtttaattatttgtttatttatgtttaagtttattaaattaattgtatatttatatatatgtttaattatttgtttatttatgtttaagtttattaaattaattgtatatttatatatatgtttaattatttgtttatttatgtttaagtttattaaattaattgtatatttatatatatgtttaattatttgtttatttatgtttaagtttattaaattaattgtatatttatatatatgtttaattatatttatgtttaattttaagtttaagtttattttattaattatatattaatataaatgtttaattatatttatttttaagtttaattaattaattgtatatttatatatatgtttaattatttttttatttatgtttaagtttattaaattaattgtatatttatatatatgtttaattatatttatgtttaagtttaagtttatttaattaattatatattaatataaatgtttaattatatttatttttaagtttaatcaattaattgtatattaatataaatgtttatttatgtttaagtttatttaattaatctcaATTGTTTTGTAATTACTCGCAGGATTGTGGATCATTAAAAGTAATTACTAACAGATTGAAACTGAAGAAGTTTGTCGAAGTTCCTCTGCCAGCTCCTGTAGAGCATTGGATTCAGGAATCTGGGCTGATGCATCTATCTTAAGGCTACCTCACTATGGCTGATGCTGGTCTTATATCCgcatttgttgaaagatggcatAGAGAGACCAGCTCATTTCATCTTCCATTTGGAGAGATGTCTATCACCTTAGACGATGTTGCTACTCTCCTTCACATCTCACcacatggtaaattttttgatgcacctttgaatatgaatactaataatgctgcaagagctgcacatgagtacttaggtgcaaGATGGGAGGAAGCATGTGCTGAGATTAGTTATAACAAATGTGCCTAATAAAGATTGTAATGGTTGCGTGATTTATATAGccgtctcattcaaactaaccagtttgagtgtgcggctagaACGTATCTGTTGCATTTAGTTGGATGCACTATTTTCGCCGATAAAACGCATATGCTTGTTGAGACGAAATACATTActctttttattgatttacatcGTTGTCGAGACTACTCGTGGGCTTCCGCGACATTGGTTTTCCTTTATGACAAACTGGGAGATGGAGCTGTCCACGACACTCGACAGGTGGGAGGTTACATGACACTACTACTACAAGTAATTATTATGTTGTATATTAAGttgtgtcatttatttatttaattattaagttgtgttatttatttatttatttattaagttgtgtcatttatattaagttgtgtcatttatttatttaattattaatttaattattaatttaattattatgttgtgttattttattatgttaattatgttCCAGTGTTGGATTTACGAGCACTTCCCTAGGATCTGTAAGCGGGGTGATAGAGGAGCGGTTTCTGCGcatcttccaagagcatgtaggtggaCTGCAAAACATGCTGTTGAAGGTGGATTAATGGCATATCTTCGGAGACTTGATGCATTGTTGCTCGAGGATGTAGTGCTTACACCATATGATGGTGATCGAGCTAATCATCTGTTTGTATCGATTTCGATGTTTTCTGGATATCTTCGATGTGGTGGAGTCTTAGTCCCATATTTGCCAGAGCGATGTCTTCGACAGTTTGGTCGTATTCAGTGCATTCCGCGTGACGTTCCTCCGATGCCGGACAATATAGATTGGGTTTGGGAGAGTACTATGAGATCAACTGTAGAGACCCTTCGGAGACTATATCCTGTTGTGACTTTTCTTGGAGAGGTCACTACAGACTACTATGCATGGTATATTAGTGTTTCACATCCTCTGATTCTCCCTCCATTCACTGTTGCACATTCGAGTCCACATACTACTGTTGCTGCACATGCTGGTCCATCATCTTCTGCACATGCTGGTAGAGACCGTAGAGCAGCTGAGCTTGCAAATAGGGCCTTAGATATGGTAAGACCATTTAGTGAGATTCATGAGATATTAAGTGAATTATGCCGCTTGTATGACGATTAGTTATTGTGTTATGTATGCCCGAATATTTAAtcgataattttatattgagatattttgagattatcgaatgtgtttttatattttgaaacgtAAATGATAACGTAAATGATGACATGTAATGATAACGTAAATGATAACACGTAATGaaatacaatatattaaattataatattcatttcatgaaatacaagatatattttaatcttcatttaatgaaatacaagatgatttgCTAAATGATGGATCAATGTGTTCCCAATGCTTCATACGTGCTACACAAGCTATTTCCCATGTCTTTGCACATTCACTACAAtagtctttccatttttgtgacGTAGGTGGCAAAGGACAATTAGAGTTCAATTTGATctgaacaataaaatattaaaccttaatttaataaacaatgcTAATATCATAAACAAtgctaattaatttaatttaataaacattatAAATTTTACCTGTACCCAATGATTTTCATTGACGAATCCAATTGCTAGTAAACATTCTTTTGACGGCGGTGCTTTGTTTAGCGGAAATAATGTCATATTCAGATTATGAGACAACgacaccaatatgacattagatagtgttgctatcacgtaacccaagtcTGGTAAACACATCCACTTATCTTGTCCTTGAGCACTCAGTCCtgatattttcaatgagttTCGCATTGATTCAACACTGTCATCGAACACATTGGCATAAAGGTCTTGATGTAGACgaatctctttatccaattgtgtTCGAACTAAAGGCCAAGATTCTTCAGTCCAACCTAACAATGCTGCAGTTGCACGAAActcacaatttccatcagccaCTACATCTATTATCTCCTCAATATACAGATGTATAAGAGTAGGAAAATGTGTGTAAAATGGTTGTTTTGGAGAATATTGTGATGATTGAGATGGTTGCCTTGTTGAACGTTGAGATGGTTGCTTTGTAGATTCTtgagaggcatcaacatactcccaatatgaaggatcacgaggagtatcaaattctttcttctttttacttGCTCCCTTGGTTCTCACCTTCTCTggtggtgcaagtattgatgttgtatgtggaaatacaacttcacgcaccttagccctgaatatcctttgacttacaatatcgtgtttcttcatgtacgctttcattgcttcTAACTCTTCTAAAaagtcataatctgataaagattcttcatcctccAATTCATTCTCAAGGCTTAACTTTCTCCAAAAACATGAATGCTAGCTAAATGGATAACATTACCAGATATCTGCAAATTTGCCAACTCATaagcacatggtaatccatgagttgttGTGATTGAGCAACCACATATTGTTTTGTCAGTACCTACAATCTTCACTCTCTGCTActatttgtcaatttttttaaaacatttcctTGATAAACTATGATGCAGACTTTGAAAGAATGATGAATTATGCCCATGCTCAAcatccttgatggttttctgaaaagaatattgaatgatacatatttagttcttcaacatcatattcacagCATCCCaaattttacacaaatcaccaaaactagtttgcagcatatttttcaatctccaatggacagactcaactctacaaataaattaaataataaaaattaaaataaatcacataaactagtaaatcatattttctaaaacaaacaaatcaaatttaaaaatatctgttagatgttgtgttccccaaatgcatcactctattggtccaaacatTGATTaacctttctttgtaaggtgttaaccacgaatctttcacataatcaacaaaaagaataatatcggcacacactagctcaaaatgttgcaggtgatgatcatactcctccacactagtcgaatatacaatttttttttccataaatccattacttcttcttgtctatccttttttacatattgtttgcatctttcccccacatttttttcaatatgaaaatgacatagTGTAAGACCCATTATCATTTGTCTAGAATATGATAATTGGACCCTTACACCTTAATAAAACAGAGGTAATTAATAATGAATAGTAAATTAGAATCACCATCATaactgaaaactacattcagaaatatagtttacaacatgtttagtagattcataaaatattacatcttgaaAACAAACTACGATTGTCTGATTACATCATAAAACCAAAAAATCAAATTCTAAGTCCAGGAGTTTGGAACTGATTTTCTGATGCTAATTTTCATGTCTCATGTTCTTCCAGctgctaaaaaaaataataataattgggatgagataaaatatctcagtgagccctataaataagaggaaaacAACCTCAAAGAGTTTCTTTCATAAAAGTGTATAAAACATACAAAAGTAGTTATACAtctcaagaagaaaaaaacaatcattattattattattattatttttattatttccagctgctaaaaaaaataataataattgggatgagataaaatatctcagtgagccctataaataagaggaaaacAACCTCAAAGAATTTCTTTCATAAAAGTGTATAAAACATACAAAAGTAGTTATAcatttcaagaagaaaaaaaacaattattattattattattattgttattattattattattattattattattattattattactactattattattattattattattaNNNNNNNNNNNNNNNNNNNNacatgtctatatatatatatatatatatatatatatatatatatatattattttaaacaacATATGCATGACCTCAAATCTTTTCCTTTGGAATAAGGAAAAAGTCGCCCAATATCTTAGTGTGGGTCACCAAGATATTGAGTCCTGATTGGTAAAGGTGGTCTAGCCAAACCCCAATCAGCGTCCTGATTGTTCTCCTTTACCTATTATTCCATGCCtggaataacctaaatgtcccaCTGTGAGTAAGGCCATGCATGatgtgattaatgatattgtacaaaacttgaaatattttgtataaagtGCACTTGTTATGTCATATATAAAATGCATTATTCATTCATAACAG
The genomic region above belongs to Cicer arietinum cultivar CDC Frontier isolate Library 1 chromosome 4, Cicar.CDCFrontier_v2.0, whole genome shotgun sequence and contains:
- the LOC140920138 gene encoding protein MAINTENANCE OF MERISTEMS-like — translated: MADAGLISAFVERWHRETSSFHLPFGEMSITLDDVATLLHISPHDYSWASATLVFLYDKLGDGAVHDTRQVGGYMTLLLQCWIYEHFPRICKRGDRGAVSAHLPRACRWTAKHAVEGGLMAYLRRLDALLLEDVVLTPYDGDRANHLFVSISMFSGYLRCGGVLVPYLPERCLRQFGRIQCIPRDVPPMPDNIDWVWESTMRSTVETLRRLYPVVTFLGEVTTDYYAWYISVSHPLILPPFTVAHSSPHTTVAAHAGPSSSAHAGRDRRAAELANRALDMVRPFSEIHEILSELCRLYDD
- the LOC113786270 gene encoding uncharacterized protein, which produces MDYHVLMSWQICRYLIIDVVADGNCEFRATAALLGWTEESWPLVRTQLDKEIRLHQDLYANVFDDSVESMRNSLKISGLSAQGQDKWMCLPDLGYVIATLSNVILVSLSHNLNMTLFPLNKAPPSKECLLAIGFVNENHWVQV
- the LOC140919913 gene encoding uncharacterized protein, with product MRGGFGQIIRNLICDRGDGVERIPPTASNRRRNKANCPIRQRRRRQEEVQDDDVESTEHAHMEEDVPQPPQMEQAANDIHDTSAHVDDADESDDAADIDDQDQQTVFLGGPTVTCVLTQYEHTWLEDYGNERIVDH